DNA sequence from the Nicotiana tomentosiformis chromosome 3, ASM39032v3, whole genome shotgun sequence genome:
taagaagaaaacgaagaagaagaagaagaggaagaggaagaagaagaggaggaagaagcagaagacgaagaagaagaggaggaagaggaagaagaagaagaagaagaagaggaaaaaaaggaagaggaggaggaataggaagaagaagaagaggaaaaagaggaaaaagaggaagaagaagaagaagaggaggagaaagaagaggaagaggaggaggaagaagaagaagacgaagaagtAGAATacgaagacgaagaagaagaagaagaagaagaggaggaaaaagaggaagaagaagaagagggaaagggagaagaagaggaagaagaggaggaagaggaagaagtggaagaagtggaagaagatgaggaagaggaagaggaagaagaggaggaagaaaaggaggaagaagaagaggaataaTAGGAAGAAGACTAGGAAGAGGAAGAAAAGGAAGAGGAGGAAGAGCAAGAATAATAGGAAGAAGAGGAGAAAGACgggaaagaagaagaggaagaggaagaagaagaggaagaagaggaaaaagaggaagaaggggaggaagaagatgaagaggaagaagaagaggaagacgaagaagaagaggaggaggacgATGAGGgggaagaagaggaggaagaagaagaggaggaggaggaggagcatgagcagaaACAACAGCCAGGTCTAAAGTGACACTAGTTaaactttaaataattttaaaaaatcagATATTTTAAATAAGGTTGTTGAAAGGGAATACCTAGTGCAATTCCTACCTTAAAATTAATAGTCAATTATTATTTGGTTACAGAACAACAATAATCATATCAAATGGCTAGTTTTATCAAGTTAAAGAATAGAATCTCAAATGGACATTCCACAAATCTCTCATTTTTTGCTAATAATGGTGGTGTCCGAGAAATTTACACATACAATAACTATTCCATTAACGGGTGTCTACTATTTTCTATCAATACATACACCGGATTATTTTGCTTATTAAGGTTTAAGAAAGTATGAGAATTTACTAAGTGATTTATGTCTTTGATGTCATTCTTCCTTAACTATTAGACCACGGTTTTATATCATTCCATGAGTCTCTCATAATGATATATTCATCCATTCTAATTAGAAATTAAGAACAAATTTAGAGCTCGTTCGGTCAAACTGccaaaatctgcttattttgaaCAATACCTTTTTtagaagtacttttgaaaaaaaaatatttgtgtttggccaattcaTTTAAGTACTTTTTGCAACATTTGGTAAACAAATTGTGATTGTTCAATCTTTCTAAAAAAAATCTTTTGAGTGTCAAATTACCAAAAAGGATAGTACCAAGGTCTTATAATTCTTTTAAAGAGAAAACTGAACTTAAATATTTATCGTAAGagacttttattatttttaaattttatttaattaaaatataaaacataaaataaacaaACATATTAAAGAATCAATTTTACATATATAGTTATACCAAAGCATATGATATTATCTAGTATAATTACTTattgttatatgataatttgagtaattaaaatacatcatctatatATTTACATAAAGCTGGGCAATTGAGAAGCTTATGTGGCATGTCTCTTAAGCCACCATTCTTATTTATCATTTTTCTCAGATTTTCACAAATGTTTCCTCTGTTTTCCCTTCTTCAATTCATTTTCCATTCTGATGTTAAAGCCTTTACATAAAGTTTCAgtcataaaattaattattttatacgATCATGGATTTCTCCAAAAATATTCAGTTACACCTTTATACATGCATCACTTAATTACAGAATTTGAATGAACTCTTcaccattatatttttaaaccaTTAATATATAAATAGATACACCATATTCAAACACCCTGCATTATGATTTAGCATAAATAGGTTTATTGTTCTGATGAATGAGGTTATGGGACCAAGTCATTAACAATCCAACGTCATTTTCTAATTTCACGTATGGCATCAACACCGCTACTATATATTTGGAACTCTGGTTGTATCAGCACCATAtatagagggtgtttggctaagcttataagctggtcaaactagcttataagcacttttcgacttatctacgcgtttggtaaagttaaaagtgcttataagccaaaagtcataagttggtcacccccaacttatggatttttagcttataagcattttaagtttgaccaaaatttttactattttatccctaaaatatttcttttcaaaataaaactCCTACATCGATACTCATTGCCTCACGTATATTTTCAACCTAAACCCCATGTCTCTTTAAGTCGGCAATTGTCATTGACTATTTGAGGTAAgcaaattctctattcctttgcatatTTGTATCTATGTGATTTtgtattaatctttgaactgTATGTAAAAAAAACGAGAACATATCAAATTTTTGGTGTATTGGTTTCAAAGTGTTGTAGTGATGAAGACAGTGTTTCTCTTCAAATATATTATCCTATTTAGGTTTATTTGTTTTACTGAGAAACTtttgtcaatttattaattattataacttatgattatatgcttatcataaaataaattatatttatcataaaaattatcttatttaattatagttgtatttaaaataaaataataaatagaatattttgtatttgaatcgatctggaatctaaaattttgaagaaattacgCCCTTATAAGTGTAAACAGTCTAAGGTTATTCAAGTCATTTTAACAGAAATAGAGCTTATCAACACATTTTTATTAAATACTGCAGCAGTTTATTATCAATTTCAACActtgtatccaaacacgtaattgcttatttattaaatcaatTCAGCACTTAAAAATACTTTGCTCCACCTAATGCTTATCAGTTATTTCAAATCAGCTAATTCAAACGGGCTCATAGCTCTTCCTTGATCCTACACCAGCTCTTCCGCTAGGGGTTTAAAGTTTCATGGATATCATGGGGGTGAAGCAAGCGAAGAAGAAAGGACGCGGGGGATCAGAAGCGTTGTAGAAGTTCTTCACTGAAGCAACAACCATTTTGATATACCCTATCTTTTTACAATTTGGACTTGTGTGAATGTAGTTTTgtttctcttgaaagtttcaaTTGTCCCCTCTCCTGTTTTTCCATTGAAGCACTTTGATCgtttatatattaaaaaaatacattGAATTTATTGGCTAAAACGATACGAGTATTccaggaaaattctaatttttagtGGATTTTGCATAAAATTAGGAAGAATTACTATAGTCAAATTAAAATTTTCACATACGGAgagaagtgaaaaaaaaaaacgaGCAATAAAGTCAAAGTTGAAAAGCTTCCACGCTTAAATTTCATTGCAGAAACGATGCTAACTTTATGAGGATTGTTTTGTCTTGGAACTGTTTTAATCACATTTGCAATCGAACTGAGTAATTGGTCCAGTGAAGCTTTCAGGAGAAGATCAAGTGTAACGACCTAATCGTTCGTTCTGAGAATTACcgtcccgttcggtggcttaaggtatcGAGCAGCTTCGTACTAGGTATTCgtccaagttcacacctcaattcaaggttatgaaacggtAGATTTCAATAGTAATACAAAACAAGGAGTTGGGAtcgaattccacagggagctatatgTGGGATTTAAGAGTATAAATTGTAGCGTATGAGTATGAACTATCTCAAATTACACTTTCACAAATTGATGCTTGTTCTATGTCTATTCCAATTTAAGATTGCAAGATTAagtaatgaaactaaaaaattatttttgttgttgtttttcaaatactgtaaaaggcctagggctatgaccttcacctaggtgtttgcctaacgggttgtaaactttaaaacttgttttattggtcggggtataATATAGCCATCAACACTTGAGTacctactcaatacctctcggtcagagagtgactttgtccaatttggctttctcaagtccaaatgggtgttgaacaaaacggttgatacaaagctcaagtcgggtttttctatctctagattcaaccctttaattgggactatcaatctcttgattcatcccaatttcttgttagccaaaattttctagactaagtctctctttctcaagtagagaccaagtcaaatatgcatgaaataatatttgtaaccattaattctacaactaAAAGCACGAACagggctaaataataaatacccaaccataaacaagcaataaatcaaacacccattaagtttacactctagggttaggtcacaaccctagtgaaaatctagctactcatgcttaagacggaagaaatagaagaagaaatgataattaaaccaatattgctaattaaaataaagaaatctatgtttaaaaagctcaaaatggcaaaaactactaAATAGAGTGAAGGAAAACGACTATTGTAGCTGCTAATGtcaaaaacttgacctaaaaaagtgaaactcttctatttatacagagccagaattttcggacaaaaatgccctttcggaggttttgcggccgcacaattccatgtgtggtcctcACTTTGCTTCAACCTGACAAGATTGGAATCTTGCGGCCGTACAATTCTGAACCGCGACCGCATCTCTCTCTTTCTGcagtccgcacatttctgagtgcggccgctcATGGcacttttgcggaccgcacaaatgcaaCTACGGCCGCGTAGCtgaacttctgcggccgcacaattattgtgcggtccgcacttccgttgaacttgatatgcaggttctctgaacttttgctcttgtctagcttctgtggccgcacatttcatgtgcggaccacacttctcACAAATCTCTGATAAGTTCTTCTGcacaatctgcggccgcagatgatgttctgcggtccgcagtttAAGCTTTTGTGTCTGTTTTTctccttgagttcagatcacttcttcttgagttggatttcatcttggaaGCTCATTtttcaatattcctgcaattaagcatatttcatcagttttcgagaacacaattaattatttttggactaaaacgaaagctaaaatgcgctaataagtagtcaaaatccccacttattagTGGTCGAGTTCGAatttcggatgattcgagattgatttggaataaggattcttgttttagaagcttaagcggtaagagatgaacggagtttgacttttgtgcagacGACTCCGGTTACaccttgatcgcagaagcgatggtcAGCGCAGAAGCGTGATGTTTGCTCGCACCTGCGTTTGCACACAAGCAGAACTTTTTCCAAAGGTGCGAAGGTTGGCCTCCAgtgcttctccgcagaagcgatgaTTTCGTCGCAAAAGCGATGCCGCCGGTGCGACTAATTGTGTCGAAGGTGCGATCCCTAGGTAGAATGTTAAGAGACGAGGGTTAGTCATTTTCACCTTTTCTTTTGAGTTGGAAacctcgattttgggcgatttttgaggggttcttcacgatTTTGATTTGGGTCAGTATTCTTTATCCGAAATTGATTGTATTTCATGATTCAATAATCATACATATCATTAAATTAAGGAATTTAATGGAAGAAAATAggaaattttgtaaaaatctttcaaaatgtaaaatgggGATTTGAAGGACGattcgatatcggaattt
Encoded proteins:
- the LOC138907432 gene encoding uncharacterized protein; amino-acid sequence: MRKRKRKKRRKKRRKKKRNNRKKTRKRKKRKRRKSKNNRKKRRKTGKKKRKRKKKRKKRKKRKKGRKKMKRKKKRKTKKKRRRTMRGKKRRKKKRRRRRSMSRNNSQV